TGAAGAACTTTACAAGACGATTCTCCAAGACCCAACCAAGGCAACAGCTATGGGCTTAACGAATCAACAGCTGAGTGCTGTTCACAATGCTTACTGTGGGTTTTTGGGTCTGGTTGAGGGTTACAGAATAAGACTGATAACGTACAGCCAGAGGAATTAGGGAAGTATTTTGGTTTTGTGCACCTTGTATCGGTATATGTGTCCCTATTACTCTGTTTTTAGTTAAAAAGGTttctttgagaagagaCGATGACGCTCTCAAGAAGGCGGAAGCAAAGGCTTGGttggaaagcaaaaaaatCAAGGAGCGTGAGAAGAAGTGCAAAAGCAGTGAAGAGACTACAGCTGAACAGTCAAGCAAGGAACACGGCGAACAAAGGGAATGAGCAAGTGAGGAGCAAGAACGAGGATAAAACAAGCTGAGAAAAGTGATAAGTTTGGattcaaaacatcatctGTTGTAAAGTATGCAATCGTGCATAATCTTACCACTCTTCTACCATCTAAACCTCACTTCCCTTCTCTGtttcaatctcatctcCCACTGCCCAGCGCCTTAATCCAATCACTTTTACTGACAGtttcttatcttttccCCACTCTTTCAGTACCTCCCTGACTGTCCTAGAATCCCCATTGAACATCATGAAAGGCTGCTCCATCAACacttcttcgtcttccacTGCTCTGTCTCCTTTTTCGATAGATTTTGTCGGGAAACCCACAACTTGGCGTGCTACTGTCCTTGCAAGGATTTCGAGGGATTTCTCAAGGTTTTCTCCTTCGGGCCCATGAATTAAGGATGCAATTGGCTTGTCTTCGTCAGAGGAGGTGACAGAGAGTACAACGATACCGccaacttttccttctttatCTGTTGCTCCACCGTGGGCATAACCTCCTGGTACCAACCTCACCTCAGGAGTTGAAGGGAAAGGCGCCGCAAAAGAGACGGCTCTGAGCAACCTCAAGTTCTCGCCTGTTTGCGAAAGGGAAGATAGTAAGCATTGTCTAATGGTTGTTGGCTCGGAAGTGGGAATAGGCGAAA
The Cryptococcus depauperatus CBS 7841 chromosome 1, complete sequence DNA segment above includes these coding regions:
- a CDS encoding elongation factor Ts, mitochondrial, with protein sequence MLAFFPRNFSSTFISRSLSTYPARLAETQSKIPVSLIAALRKSYPVPLAAAREALERSNLDVDAAVDYLRTSVSASAEKKAAKVYGRDTREGVIAISLLGGKRVGMVQLGCETDFVARNEVFLKTARGAAETTAFLDVPGEHEKPKIHVSSTLDPILDFPTESLLSAPLISLPADAGPDNLSPIPTSEPTTIRQCLLSSLSQTGENLRLLRAVSFAAPFPSTPEVRLVPGGYAHGGATDKEGKVGGIVVLSVTSSDEDKPIASLIHGPEGENLEKSLEILARTVARQVVGFPTKSIEKGDRAVEDEEVLMEQPFMMFNGDSRTVREVLKEWGKDKKLSVKVIGLRRWAVGDEIETEKGSEV